Sequence from the Paenibacillus riograndensis SBR5 genome:
ATTGGCGAGCCGCTGAAGATTCACCGGAGCATGTCGGCCAAGGAAATTGATGCCAGAGTCGTAGAACTGATGGAGCTGGTCGGTCTGGATGCTACGCGGAGAAACCGCTACCCGCATGAATTCTCAGGCGGACAACGCCAGCGCATAGGGATCGCGCGTGCGATTGCGCTGAATCCGCAGTTCATTGTTGCCGACGAAGCGGTATCCGCGCTGGACGTATCTGTGCAGTCCCAGGTCATCAATCTGCTGATGAAGCTGCAGAAGGAGCTTGGGCTGACCTTTCTGTTCATTGCGCATGGGCTGAATGTTGTCCGCCATATCTCGGACCGCGTAGGCGTCATGTACCTGGGCAAGCTGGTTGAGGTCGCAGAGACGGAGGCGTTGTTTGCCGCCCCGCTGCATCCGTATACGGCAGCGCTGCTCTCGGCGATTCCTAAGCCGACACCAAGAAGGAAGCATGACCGGATTGTGCTGCAGGGAGATGTTCCTTCACCGGCGAACCCGCCGTCCGGCTGCCGGTTCCATACCCGTTGTCCGCTGGCCCAGGAGAAATGCCGCCAGCAGGAGCCGCTTCTTGAAGAACTGCAACCCGGACGAAGGGTAGCCTGCCATTTTCCGCTGGCATCTTCGTAGTGCCGGTTTAATCTAGCTGAAAGCATAAATAATGCCAAAAGGGGATGCTCCTGAAGCCGTTGTCCGGCTGCGGGAACATCCCTTTTTGGAAATGTAAGGATTTATATGTTTAGGGGGAAGCGAAGCTTACCCCTTAATTTAATTGTAGAGGAAACTATGATTTTTTCCACTTGCGCCGAAGGCCGAGTTCTGAGGGATTCGTCGTTCTAGGCATCCTAATTCCAACTAACACTTGCTTACCGGCTTCTTCCCAGGTGCTAGTTGGAAAAAGGGAACTTATTTTTCCGAAAATTAAGAAATCCTGAGATTGAAGTGGAAAAAGTAAACCTAATCACCCATGGCCTGGCGGCCACCGTCGGTCATGAAAATCAGGTGAAGTCAGAGTATATATTTGGTAAAATCGTGCTGTGGATCAGAGGTCGATTCAATATTGGTGAAACATCCCGTAACCTAATCTGACCAACTGCAACGACGAGGATCGCCGAGTGTTGCCACGAGCACGTGTATAAAATTTCACCTCTTTAGGTTGCATGATCCACGCATACTTTTAGCTTGGAGGTAGGGAATATGGATGCCATTCGTGAACGCTGTGCCGGGTTGGATATTCATCAGGAGACGGTGGTGGTTTGTCTACTGAGTGGCCCCCTGGAGAAGAAACCCAAGTCCGTGATCGAGACGTTTGGAACCACGACCCGCGAGCTTTTGAGATTACAGGAGTGGCTGGAGCAGCAGGGATGTACCGAGATTGCCATGGAAAGTACAGGGGTCTTTTGGAAACCCGTGTGGAACATTCTAGAAAGCACCTGTACGATCACGCTGGCCAACCCGCAACGCATCCGCAATATGCCCGGGAAGAAGACCGACGTCAAGGATGCCGAGTGGATCGCCAAGCTCCACCGCTGCGGCTTGATTGAGGGAAGCTTTGTCCCGGACGAGCCCATCCGCGATTTGCGTGACCTTACCCGGTATCTGCGCAAGCTTAAGCAAAACGCGACGCAAGAAAAGAACCGGATTCACAAAATTCTACAAGATGCCAACATTAAACTGACCACGTATGTCTCCGATCTTTTTGGCGTTTCCGGTCGTGCGCTACTGGACTCGATTGTGAATGGCGAAGTGCTGGAGGTGCATGAGGTCCGCAAGCTGGTGCATACCCGGCTGAAGATGAAGGTGCCTTCACTGGTCGAAGCGATGAACGGCCGACTACGTCTGCATCACCGGAAGATGATCCGGCGTCATTGGGATCATTTGCAGTATCTGGAGAGTGAAATGCAGACGTTGGAAGCTGAAATTGAGGAACTGGTGCAACCATACAGGAAGGAAATTGAACTGCTGGATACCATTCCAGGCGTGAGCACGGATGCCGCGGCGAGCATCGTGGCGGAACTGGGTACCGACGTGTCTCCTTTTCCAAGTGAAGCTCATCTGGCCTCTTGGGTCGGGGTGTGTCCAGCCAACCATGAGAGCGCCGGTAAAAAAAAAGTAAAAAGAACCAACGCGGGAACCGAGGTCTGAAAGCCGTACTCGTCCAGTGCGCTTGGGCAGCGAGCAAGTCCAAGAATAATCGGCTTTCCGCTATGTACAGTCGGATCGTGAAACGGGCAGGAAAACAGAAAGCCATCGTCGCTTTAGCCCATGCGATGATCCGAATCATGTATGTGATGCTTCGGGATAAAGTCCCCTATACCGAGCTGGGGACGGAATATCTGAACACCCCAGAGCAGACCGCAAATTACCTGATTAAAAAACTTCAAAAGCTAGGCTACCAAGTGGAACTGACACCTATTACATGATACCCACTTTTTAAAAAAATGAAGTTCCGATATAGGGGATCTTTAAAGCAAAATTTACTTTCGAGCTGTGAAGCGACAAAGTTATTTTCGTATAAATAGGGCCACATTTCTTGTCCAATGGCGAAATGAGCTGAATTAGTGTCCCTTTTTCCACTTAGAACTGTCGCGGATAGGTACTCCGGTAAATTAGTTAACCTTTTTCCACTTAAAGAGTTGCTGTAGGATTCATGGGGAGTCGTTCTCCAGGTAACGCTAGAACCAAGACGGCTGCACTGTCCAAGGGTAGACGGCACAGCCGTTTTTCTTGTCGTTGAACATGAGGCAGCTCAAGGCTGGACTTCATATATACATAGGACTCATGCTAAGCTTAAAGAAATCAACCTTACAGAAACGATGGTGACTATGCAGATTCAACTCGGGGATCAGACCCTGCAGCTTCATGTTCAATATGGCAAACAGAAAAAAATCTCCCTGCAGATTGATATGGTGGGGCTTATTATAGTTAAGGCGCCTACAGGCGCAAGTGAAGAAATGATCCGCAGCGCAGTAGAGCGGCATGGTGAATGGATTCTGGAGAGTCTGCGCAGAAATGCGGCGGCCCGCCGGCTCCCGGCTCCGAAGGAATACCAGGGGGAAGATAAATTCCTGTACCTGGGGAAGGAGTATCTGCTGCATGAATTGATTAACACGAGTGAGCAGGACGTAGAGAAGCTGAAGCTTGAGCTGAAAAAGTTCTATTTTGCCAGCCTGAAAAAGATTGTCGCCGGGCGGATCCCCCGTTATCAAGCGGTGCTGAAGGTGAAACCCAAATCCATTGAAATCGTTGAATCCCGGACCAAATGGGGGAGCTGCAGCGCGGATAAAAAGCTGACCTTCAACTACCGGCTCGCCATGGCGCCGATGGAAGTCATTGACTATGTAATCATTCATGAATTGTGCCATCTGCTGCATATGAATCATGACCGGTCCTTTTGGCGCCGTCTCGGCAGCGTGATGCCGGATTACAGGGAGAAGGGGGCTTTTCTCGCGCGGCAGGGGCAGTTTATGACGCTTTAGTACTCCACTCCCCGGACCTTGGAAAAAAGCAGGGTATCTCTCAGTGTTCCCGCCACATCCCGCTTGTCATTACGTATAATGCCTTCCAGGGTGAAGCCCAGACGCTCAGCTACGCGTGCACTCTGTGTATTGCGTGAGTCACACCGGATTTCGATCCGGTTCGCCCCTAGCTCCCTAATTGCGTAATCTGCAATCGCAGTTACCGCCTCGCTAATATACCCTTGTCTGCTGCACGATGTCCGTACCCAATACCCGATTTCGAACTTGCGCGTCTGCCAGTCTATCCGGTGCAAGCCGCTGCTGCCCACAAGCTGTCCTGTTTCCTTATTAAATAAAAGCAGTCTAAGATCTTTACGCTCCAGGAACTGCAAATGTGACCGCCGGATGCTGGCTTCAGATTCTTCAGCAGTGGGAGCTATTTGTGCCCAGGGCATCCATGGACGCAATTCTGCAAGACTTTCGTGTACGGCCTCGTTAACAGCATCCCCGTCTCCCCATTGTGCTGCACGGATCAGCAAACGGCTGCTTGTGAAGCTCCCGGGAATATTCAATAAAATCGGCTCTATCTGATCTGGTTCCATGGTCTCAACTCCTGGAAAGGGTTTTCAATTCAATAGATTATAGTCTTTCTGCCTATGTTCATAACAAATATAAAATATATTGTCAATACGCTAAAGGATACCAAAAAGTAGTCGGTGGTGTTATTCACAATTTTAGGGAAGGGCGTTATCTTATATATAAAGAAACGTTCTTAATTAAGAACCAGTAAAAAAGCTCTAATCGGTGCTTTTCAGCACCCGAAGAAGGCTTTTGAACCAGGTGGGGGCTTGCCATGAGCGCGATTGCGGGAATCTATCATTTACAGCATCAACCTCTGGACCCTAAGCAGGGACCTGATCTTATGCAGCAGCTCAGCCGCTATCCGGCCGATGAGATCAGGACATGGCAGAGCACGGATGTATTCCTGGGCTGCCTGTCGCAGTGGGTCACGCCACAATCCCTCGGAGAGACGCTTCCTTACTATGATTCTATGCGGAAGCTGGCTATTACGGCCGACGCTATTATTGATAACCGTGAAGAGTTGTTCGAACGGCTTCAGGTGCCGCGCGGGGATAGAGTCTCTATGCCGGACAGTCTGCTTATTTTGCTGGCCTATGAGAAATGGGGCGAGCAGGCACCGGTCTATCTGGTCGGTGACTTTGCCTTTATGATCTGGGATGAACGGAAGCGGGCGCTGTTCGGGGCCAGAGACTTCTCGGGGAACCGCACGTTGTACTTTCTCCGGTCCGGCGGGCTGTTATCTTTTTGTACTGTCATTCATCCGCTCCTGTCGATGCCGGGGGCAGACCGGACACTGAATGAGCGGTGGGCCTCCGAGTTCCTGGCGATCCATACGCGGACCGATGTTTCGGACCAGTACTCCACAGTCTATCAGTCCATCGAACAACTGCCGCCGTCCCATTCGATTTCCGTAAGCGGCGGTAATATCCTATTCTCCCGCTACTGTACACTGCAGGCTCCGCCCGAGCTGCGCCTGCGGTCAGATCAGGAGTATGAGGAAGCCTTCCGTGAGGTGTTCGGGCAAGCGGTCCGGGACAGGCTCCGGACGTTTCGCGCGGTTGGAGCCAACCTTAGCGGAGGCCTCGATTCCGGATCGGTAGTCAGCTTCGCCGCTGGAGAGCTTCGCCGCCAGGGCCAGCCGCTGCATACCTTCAGTTCTTATCCGGTGGATAACTTTGTCGATTTCAACATCGGCAAACGTATCGCCGACGAGCGTCCCTATATCCAGGAAACCATCGATTATGTCGGGAATATTCAGCCTAACTTTTTGAATTTTCCCGATCTGAGCCCTTACAGTGAAATTGATGAGTGGCTGGATATTATGGAGATGCCTTATAAATTTATTGAAAATTCCTATTGGCTCAAAGGGATCTTTGAGCAGGCGCAAATGAAGAACATTGGCGTGCTGCTCAGCGGACAGAGAGGCAACTGGACCATTTCTTGGGGCCCTGCACTGGATTATCAGGCCAAGCTGATTCGTGAATTCCGCTGGATCTCCTTTTACCGGGAAAACCGGAAGTACAATGAGTCGATGGGGGCAAACCGCAGAAAAGTATTTCAAATTGTCGGCAAAAAAGCCTTCCCGTCGCTGACCGGGCTGCTGCCGGCTAAGCACGAAGCTCCGCCTGATCTGATTCACCCTGATTTCGCAAGGCGTACAGATGTGGACGAACGGCTTAAGGCGCTGGGGATTAACAGTGGCTCTTCCCAGACCATCTACGATATCCGGCGCAAGCATTTTGAACAGCCGCATGTCTGGAATGTGAATGGGACGATAGCGACAAAGCTGTCACTGAAATACCGGGTGTGGGATCGTGATCCCACGAATGATCTGCGGGTTATCCGTTTCTGCCTGTCCGTGCCGGAAAGCCAGTATGTGCAGCAGGGGGTGGACCGCTCGCTGATCCGCAGAGCGATGAAGGGGCTGCTGCCGGACGAGGTGCGTCTGAACCGGAAACGGCGCGGTGTCCAGGGGGCGGACGGGATTTACCGGATGCTTCCGAAGTGGGACGCTTTTATTCAGGAGCTTAGAGAGATGATCCAAGACCCCCGCACCTCTGCTTACCTCAACAATACCGGGCTCGCCGGATGTTTGGACCGGCTGGGTAGTGAGCCCGCACCAAATATGATTTTCAACTCGGATTTTCGCCTTCTGACACGTGGACTTGTGTTTTACCGTTTTCTGAAGCGTTTGTCCTGATGAGGGAATGCTTGAAAGGGGGTGAAAATATGAAAAAGGAATACAGCAAGCCTGCATTGGAAGTACTCGATGTGAAAATGACTATGGCTGGACCTGGTGTTGCTATCGTCGACGCGTTCCAAGATGATCCGGATGAAGTACAACACTACTCCTAGGATGATTTTGTTCGCCTGGCCCTCGTCTCCCTAGGCTTGCTGAGGGGGACCAGGGCTATCCTTTTACAGCAGTCTCCCGAACCCGGGCAAATCGAAGATATGGAGTGAATCGCATGGCGAGTACCGTTCAAGGTTTGGCTTACAAAGCATTTGGTCTGCACATCCACAGCGAATTCCCGTTGCCGGAACTTCCGCTTACCGGTGAGCCTGGGCTTATTGGCAGTGTATCGGTGATTCAGGGAGATTTGAAAGAACGCTGGGAAGCTATTCCGAAGATCACGCCGAGTCTTGGGGTATCCGGGCATGAGGTCATGTTCGAGTCTAAGGATACAGCCATCTTTGCTATTGAGGACGGCAATACGATTACAGTATCACCGGCACCCGGTGCAGATCCGGATTGTATCCGTCTCTTCATTCTGGGAAGCTGCATGGGGATTCTGCTGATGCAGAAACAGATTCTTCCGCTTCACGGCAGCGCGCTTGTTATTGATGGCAAGGCCTATGCACTGGTTGGGCGTTCAGGGGCAGGCAAATCCACGCTGGCCTCCTATTTGATGGATCAGGGAAATCCGCTGATCAGTGACGACGTTATTCCCGTTATGGTGCACAATGGCTATCCATTTGCCGTTCCAGGTTATCCGCAGCAGAAGCTGTGGCAGCAGAGCCTGGACTATTTGGGAATGAATTCGTCCCTCTACCGTCCGCTGTTTGAGCGGGAAACCAAGTTTGCCGTACCGGTGCATGACCGCTTCCACGGTGAACCTCTGCAGCTTGCAGGGTTGTTCGAATTATCTGCGGCCCCGGAGGCTCCGGTCAGCCTGCAGCCGATTCAAGGCCTGGAGCGGTTTCACACGTTGTACCATCATACCTATCAAAGAGCGATTGTGGACCGGATCGGAATCCGCGAGTGGCATTTC
This genomic interval carries:
- a CDS encoding ABC transporter ATP-binding protein, whose product is MTNETAVKPLNNAAAAEVLVEVKDIRKYFPITKGLLNRTVGQVKAVDGVSLSIRRGETFGLVGESGCGKSTFGRVLLRLQSATGGEVLFCGRDIHSLRHQELRKLREEMQIIFQDPFGSLNPRFLVKDIIGEPLKIHRSMSAKEIDARVVELMELVGLDATRRNRYPHEFSGGQRQRIGIARAIALNPQFIVADEAVSALDVSVQSQVINLLMKLQKELGLTFLFIAHGLNVVRHISDRVGVMYLGKLVEVAETEALFAAPLHPYTAALLSAIPKPTPRRKHDRIVLQGDVPSPANPPSGCRFHTRCPLAQEKCRQQEPLLEELQPGRRVACHFPLASS
- a CDS encoding IS110 family RNA-guided transposase yields the protein MDAIRERCAGLDIHQETVVVCLLSGPLEKKPKSVIETFGTTTRELLRLQEWLEQQGCTEIAMESTGVFWKPVWNILESTCTITLANPQRIRNMPGKKTDVKDAEWIAKLHRCGLIEGSFVPDEPIRDLRDLTRYLRKLKQNATQEKNRIHKILQDANIKLTTYVSDLFGVSGRALLDSIVNGEVLEVHEVRKLVHTRLKMKVPSLVEAMNGRLRLHHRKMIRRHWDHLQYLESEMQTLEAEIEELVQPYRKEIELLDTIPGVSTDAAASIVAELGTDVSPFPSEAHLASWVGVCPANHESAGKKKVKRTNAGTEV
- a CDS encoding M48 family metallopeptidase, yielding MQIQLGDQTLQLHVQYGKQKKISLQIDMVGLIIVKAPTGASEEMIRSAVERHGEWILESLRRNAAARRLPAPKEYQGEDKFLYLGKEYLLHELINTSEQDVEKLKLELKKFYFASLKKIVAGRIPRYQAVLKVKPKSIEIVESRTKWGSCSADKKLTFNYRLAMAPMEVIDYVIIHELCHLLHMNHDRSFWRRLGSVMPDYREKGAFLARQGQFMTL
- a CDS encoding GNAT family N-acetyltransferase, giving the protein MEPDQIEPILLNIPGSFTSSRLLIRAAQWGDGDAVNEAVHESLAELRPWMPWAQIAPTAEESEASIRRSHLQFLERKDLRLLLFNKETGQLVGSSGLHRIDWQTRKFEIGYWVRTSCSRQGYISEAVTAIADYAIRELGANRIEIRCDSRNTQSARVAERLGFTLEGIIRNDKRDVAGTLRDTLLFSKVRGVEY
- a CDS encoding asparagine synthase-related protein → MSAIAGIYHLQHQPLDPKQGPDLMQQLSRYPADEIRTWQSTDVFLGCLSQWVTPQSLGETLPYYDSMRKLAITADAIIDNREELFERLQVPRGDRVSMPDSLLILLAYEKWGEQAPVYLVGDFAFMIWDERKRALFGARDFSGNRTLYFLRSGGLLSFCTVIHPLLSMPGADRTLNERWASEFLAIHTRTDVSDQYSTVYQSIEQLPPSHSISVSGGNILFSRYCTLQAPPELRLRSDQEYEEAFREVFGQAVRDRLRTFRAVGANLSGGLDSGSVVSFAAGELRRQGQPLHTFSSYPVDNFVDFNIGKRIADERPYIQETIDYVGNIQPNFLNFPDLSPYSEIDEWLDIMEMPYKFIENSYWLKGIFEQAQMKNIGVLLSGQRGNWTISWGPALDYQAKLIREFRWISFYRENRKYNESMGANRRKVFQIVGKKAFPSLTGLLPAKHEAPPDLIHPDFARRTDVDERLKALGINSGSSQTIYDIRRKHFEQPHVWNVNGTIATKLSLKYRVWDRDPTNDLRVIRFCLSVPESQYVQQGVDRSLIRRAMKGLLPDEVRLNRKRRGVQGADGIYRMLPKWDAFIQELREMIQDPRTSAYLNNTGLAGCLDRLGSEPAPNMIFNSDFRLLTRGLVFYRFLKRLS
- a CDS encoding paeninodin family lasso peptide, with the protein product MKKEYSKPALEVLDVKMTMAGPGVAIVDAFQDDPDEVQHYS